A section of the Xylanibacillus composti genome encodes:
- the arfA gene encoding arabinosylfuranosidase ArfA, whose translation MANTLQAKMIVDKDFTIADIDNRIYGSFIEHLGRAVYGGIYEPGHPMADEQGFRKDVIDLVRQLQVPIIRYPGGNMVSGYNWEDGVGPKGERPRRLELAWRTIETNEVGTNEFVDWAKKVNAEVMMAVNLGTRGIEEARNLVEYCNHPGGTYYSDLRKKHGYSEPHRIKTWCLGNEMDGPWQIGHKTAEEYGRLALETAKVMKWVDPTIELVACGSSSASMPTFPQWEATILEHTYEAADYISLHQYFGNRDNDSASYLASAMEMDHFIRTVIATCDYIKAKTRSKKTMQLSFDEWNVWFHSNEADKKIEPWSIAPPQLEDVYNFEDALLVGSLLITLLKHSDRVRMACMAQLVNVIAPIMTDNGGDAWKQTIYYPYMHVSLYGRGIALQPVISSPKYDAKAFTDVPYLDSVAVFHPEKGEVTVFALNRSLEDSLVLDCDLRSFGHCELLEHIVLEGDDLKAVNTQQHEAVKPHNRGNAEVRDGKVTARLANHSWHVIRLKVKE comes from the coding sequence ATGGCGAATACGCTTCAAGCTAAGATGATTGTAGACAAGGATTTCACCATCGCGGACATTGATAACCGCATCTATGGCTCCTTTATTGAGCACCTTGGGAGAGCGGTGTATGGCGGCATATACGAGCCCGGGCATCCGATGGCAGATGAACAGGGGTTCCGGAAGGACGTTATCGACCTTGTGCGGCAGCTGCAGGTGCCGATCATACGGTATCCCGGCGGCAACATGGTGTCCGGCTACAACTGGGAGGACGGCGTAGGGCCGAAGGGCGAGCGCCCGAGACGGCTGGAGCTGGCATGGCGGACGATTGAGACGAACGAGGTAGGGACGAATGAATTCGTCGACTGGGCCAAAAAGGTCAATGCCGAAGTCATGATGGCGGTCAACTTGGGCACAAGGGGCATCGAGGAAGCCAGAAATCTCGTGGAATACTGCAATCATCCAGGGGGAACTTACTACAGCGATCTGAGAAAAAAACACGGATACTCGGAGCCGCATCGCATCAAAACATGGTGCCTGGGCAATGAGATGGACGGCCCTTGGCAAATCGGCCACAAGACAGCCGAAGAATACGGACGTCTCGCTTTGGAGACGGCGAAGGTGATGAAATGGGTCGATCCGACGATCGAGCTCGTCGCCTGCGGCAGCTCAAGCGCGTCCATGCCTACGTTCCCGCAATGGGAGGCAACCATTCTCGAGCATACGTATGAGGCTGCCGATTATATTTCCCTGCACCAGTATTTCGGCAATCGCGACAATGACTCCGCCAGTTATTTGGCTTCTGCCATGGAGATGGATCATTTTATTCGAACGGTGATCGCCACCTGCGACTACATCAAGGCGAAAACCCGCAGCAAGAAGACGATGCAGCTAAGCTTCGATGAATGGAATGTGTGGTTTCATTCCAATGAGGCCGACAAGAAGATCGAGCCATGGTCGATTGCGCCTCCGCAATTGGAGGACGTGTATAACTTCGAAGACGCTCTCCTCGTAGGAAGCTTGCTGATTACCCTGTTGAAGCATTCGGATCGGGTGAGAATGGCGTGCATGGCTCAGCTCGTCAACGTCATCGCGCCGATTATGACAGACAATGGCGGCGACGCTTGGAAGCAGACGATTTACTATCCGTATATGCATGTCTCCTTATATGGCAGAGGCATCGCGCTGCAGCCTGTCATCTCCTCGCCGAAGTACGATGCGAAGGCGTTCACAGACGTCCCTTATCTGGACTCGGTTGCCGTCTTCCATCCGGAGAAGGGAGAAGTAACCGTGTTCGCACTTAATCGCAGCTTGGAGGACAGCTTGGTGCTCGACTGCGATCTGCGCAGCTTTGGCCACTGCGAGCTGCTGGAGCATATCGTGCTGGAGGGCGACGACCTCAAGGCGGTGAACACGCAGCAGCACGAGGCGGTGAAGCCCCATAACCGGGGAAATGCCGAAGTCCGGGACGGGAAGGTTACAGCCCGGCTGGCCAACCACTCGTGGCATGTCATTCGGCTGAAGGTGAAGGAATAG
- a CDS encoding ArsR/SmtB family transcription factor, translated as MIHIKELRQGLPIFKALSSEIRIEILGLLTKYDSLNLNELAEKLNLTNGAVTMHIKKLEESGLIDISTAVGKHGIQKICYLHEDLLTVDLKGKEADNLYEYEIKVGHYSDYEAEPTCGLATKDAIIGEFDDPRYFADPQRIHASIIWLSKGYLEYRIPNYLKANQQFSELQFIMELGSEAPGYNNNWPSDISFSINGVKLGTWTSPGDFGGVKGSCSPDWWPLYLNQYGMNKLLRVNKEGSFIDGFRISDVTIDQLALSHAADIKFRLIADDADHAGGLTIYGKHFGNYQQDIIVRVLYDVART; from the coding sequence TTGATCCATATCAAAGAACTGCGGCAAGGGCTCCCCATCTTCAAGGCCCTCAGCTCAGAAATCCGTATTGAAATACTCGGGCTTCTGACGAAATATGACAGCCTGAATTTGAACGAGCTTGCAGAAAAGCTGAATCTGACGAACGGCGCCGTCACGATGCACATCAAAAAGCTGGAAGAGAGCGGCTTGATCGATATTTCCACCGCCGTCGGCAAGCACGGCATACAGAAAATTTGCTATCTCCACGAAGATTTGCTCACGGTCGACCTGAAGGGCAAAGAGGCGGACAATTTGTATGAATACGAGATCAAGGTTGGGCATTACAGCGATTATGAAGCAGAGCCTACGTGCGGACTTGCCACGAAAGACGCGATTATCGGGGAATTCGACGATCCCCGCTACTTCGCAGACCCGCAACGCATCCACGCGAGTATCATCTGGCTGAGCAAAGGATACTTGGAGTATCGCATCCCTAATTATTTGAAAGCCAACCAGCAGTTCAGCGAGCTTCAATTCATTATGGAACTCGGTTCGGAAGCTCCCGGCTATAACAACAACTGGCCTTCCGATATTTCCTTTTCCATCAACGGTGTCAAGCTGGGAACTTGGACGTCCCCCGGCGATTTCGGCGGGGTCAAGGGGAGCTGCAGTCCGGATTGGTGGCCTCTTTATCTGAACCAATATGGGATGAACAAGCTGCTGCGTGTCAACAAGGAGGGCTCCTTCATCGACGGCTTCCGCATTTCGGATGTCACCATCGATCAGCTCGCGCTTTCGCATGCCGCAGATATCAAATTTCGCCTGATTGCTGACGATGCGGACCATGCCGGCGGCCTGACGATCTATGGCAAGCATTTCGGCAATTACCAGCAGGACATCATCGTCAGAGTGCTCTACGATGTAGCGCGCACCTAA
- a CDS encoding DinB family protein, which translates to MTFALSESIEVLERTPGTLASFVSGLSDGWLACREGEGTWNVQEVIDHLIEGERHNWMPRLEMMLQDGEPQLFPPFDRFAHLDKQEAAGIQQSLDTFSILRAQNVARLKACITTDELLARKGKHPAFGTVTIKQLLATWVVHDLTHMAQITRVMAKRYQEDVGPWREYLGILQERQGWSAD; encoded by the coding sequence GTGACATTTGCGCTGAGCGAATCGATTGAAGTGTTGGAACGCACACCGGGGACACTCGCCTCCTTCGTATCCGGCTTGTCGGATGGCTGGCTGGCGTGCAGAGAAGGGGAAGGAACGTGGAACGTGCAAGAGGTGATCGATCATCTCATTGAAGGGGAGAGGCATAATTGGATGCCCCGTCTGGAGATGATGCTGCAGGACGGGGAGCCGCAGCTGTTCCCGCCGTTCGACCGTTTCGCCCACTTGGATAAACAGGAAGCCGCCGGAATTCAGCAAAGCTTGGATACCTTCAGCATACTCCGCGCGCAAAATGTGGCCAGACTCAAGGCTTGCATCACCACTGACGAACTGTTGGCGCGAAAGGGCAAGCATCCGGCGTTCGGAACGGTGACCATAAAACAGCTGCTCGCTACTTGGGTCGTACACGACTTGACTCACATGGCGCAAATCACAAGGGTCATGGCCAAGCGGTACCAGGAGGACGTCGGCCCTTGGCGCGAATACTTGGGGATTTTGCAGGAACGGCAGGGCTGGTCGGCTGACTAG
- a CDS encoding allophanate hydrolase, whose product MIATELPRQWTVDELRDMYARKDITPAEVVQEIIRRVHEDKEMHIWITPPTMDRLRPYLDRLDRMDPARHPLWGIPFAIKDNIDLAGVPTTAACPDYAYTPGEHATVVQRLIDAGALPLGKTNLDQFATGLVGTRSPFGETHNALRSELISGGSSSGSAVAVARGHAVFALGTDTAGSGRVPAALNGLVGYKPSLGAWPTRGVVPACASLDCVTVFTHTLEEALTVDACVRGVDALDPWSRPVVRTPAAQPAKWLVPDEPLEFYGPFADAYRQAWEAALAKLEAMQAPVERVNLALFAEAAAILYEGPWVAERWSDLGEFVMNHPGKTFPVTERILRSGGGDQWDAASVFQAMHKLQELKRQARELLRGGVLMLPTCGGTWSREEVRQDPIAANNAMGRYTNHCNLLDLSAVAVPGDEAAPDLPFGVTFFALAEQEGLAAEAARHFLKKQPTTLVAVCGLHMRGFPLEKQMREHGARFVREDRTAAKYRMLKLPTTPAKPGLIKSAAGGGSLRLEVWEMPLATFGAFAALIPAPLGIGKVELEDGTEVPGFICEGYAIEGAEDITARGGWR is encoded by the coding sequence ATGATAGCGACTGAATTGCCGCGTCAGTGGACGGTGGACGAACTGCGGGACATGTACGCGAGGAAGGACATTACTCCGGCAGAGGTTGTGCAGGAAATCATCAGGCGTGTCCATGAAGACAAGGAGATGCATATATGGATAACGCCACCTACAATGGACCGTCTGCGGCCGTATTTGGACCGGCTGGATCGGATGGACCCTGCGCGGCATCCGTTGTGGGGGATACCGTTTGCGATCAAGGACAATATCGACCTAGCGGGCGTGCCGACTACGGCAGCCTGCCCGGACTATGCCTATACGCCGGGAGAGCATGCGACAGTGGTGCAGAGGCTGATAGATGCCGGAGCTTTGCCGCTTGGCAAAACCAACCTGGACCAGTTCGCCACCGGACTGGTAGGCACGCGCAGTCCGTTCGGCGAAACGCATAACGCCTTGCGCAGCGAGCTGATTAGCGGCGGTTCCAGCTCCGGCTCGGCCGTCGCTGTCGCGAGGGGGCATGCGGTGTTCGCACTGGGCACAGATACGGCGGGTTCCGGCCGGGTGCCTGCAGCCTTGAACGGGCTGGTCGGCTATAAGCCGAGCCTCGGCGCCTGGCCGACACGCGGTGTCGTCCCGGCTTGCGCCAGTCTTGACTGCGTGACGGTCTTCACGCATACGCTGGAGGAAGCGCTGACCGTAGATGCGTGTGTTCGCGGCGTGGACGCTCTAGACCCGTGGTCGCGTCCTGTAGTCCGCACACCCGCAGCTCAGCCTGCCAAGTGGCTTGTCCCTGACGAGCCGCTCGAATTCTACGGCCCGTTCGCCGATGCGTACAGGCAAGCCTGGGAGGCGGCGCTGGCGAAGTTGGAGGCGATGCAGGCTCCGGTCGAACGCGTGAATTTGGCCCTGTTCGCGGAGGCGGCGGCGATCCTGTACGAGGGGCCGTGGGTTGCGGAACGTTGGTCTGACTTGGGGGAATTTGTGATGAACCATCCGGGCAAGACGTTCCCGGTAACTGAACGAATCCTGCGCAGCGGCGGCGGGGACCAGTGGGATGCGGCCTCCGTGTTCCAAGCCATGCACAAGCTGCAGGAGTTGAAGCGGCAAGCGAGAGAGCTGCTGCGGGGCGGCGTGCTGATGCTGCCAACCTGCGGCGGAACGTGGTCGCGCGAGGAGGTTCGGCAAGATCCAATCGCCGCCAATAACGCCATGGGACGCTATACGAATCACTGCAACTTGCTGGATCTCAGCGCGGTGGCTGTTCCCGGTGATGAGGCGGCTCCCGATTTGCCGTTCGGCGTGACGTTCTTCGCCTTGGCCGAGCAGGAAGGGCTTGCGGCGGAAGCGGCGCGGCACTTCCTTAAGAAGCAGCCGACTACACTGGTCGCCGTATGCGGCCTGCATATGCGGGGCTTCCCGCTGGAGAAGCAAATGCGCGAGCACGGCGCCCGCTTTGTGCGGGAGGATCGGACTGCGGCTAAGTACCGCATGCTCAAGCTGCCGACCACACCGGCCAAGCCAGGATTGATTAAGTCCGCCGCTGGCGGCGGGTCCCTGCGGCTCGAGGTGTGGGAAATGCCGCTTGCCACGTTCGGGGCATTCGCAGCACTGATCCCGGCACCGCTTGGCATCGGCAAGGTCGAGCTGGAGGACGGCACAGAGGTGCCGGGCTTTATTTGCGAAGGCTACGCCATAGAAGGCGCAGAGGATATTACAGCCCGCGGTGGCTGGCGCTGA
- a CDS encoding PucR family transcriptional regulator, whose translation MGKGKQTGFTCGDVLLIPDFQEAVVLAGKKGLHRAITRVNVMEVPDVIDWVRPGEFLITSGFPFRDRPDAIADMIPQLAAKGVSALGLKTKRFIDRIPQQALDAADQLDFPIFELPASTVFSDVVRDIMERVLVQEARELSLLQSRFQKLSQQLLSGKGIEEFLGELDRMLGNPVILLDEEEHVLLSPQAEEAVRQMGERLVWDQLRGDSNLGVSFMTVGERRIRVYPSRIDNKQGSNSLLLLLEWNEEYTMVDQLTIDRVGILVGLEMINANARKEVEAKYVDQFLQDWLSGRIVTLEDLKLRAEACGCPLGAERSMHVGVLRWLAEKPAVKELQLAVKRLRRRFAERAIHVTLLEGTLVFLLSPTPQGSVEQAAKGILAELDAAFAAAGRYSLCLGNPVGRPDQVHASYQQARKIYHIASICDLREGWIDYAQLGVYQLLYLLPDTEEVTAFRDRFIVPLLEYEQKNGTMLMETLRVYFKHNRNAKRTSEELFTHYNTVTYRIERICGILGIDADNGDHLLQLHLAVKLYEMRPARIEEDSYTSMLQTE comes from the coding sequence ATGGGAAAAGGCAAGCAAACCGGTTTTACGTGCGGGGATGTCCTGTTGATTCCTGACTTCCAGGAAGCCGTTGTTCTGGCGGGGAAGAAGGGTTTGCATCGTGCGATCACGCGTGTGAACGTCATGGAAGTGCCGGATGTAATCGACTGGGTGAGGCCCGGGGAATTCCTGATTACTAGCGGTTTCCCGTTTCGGGATCGGCCGGATGCCATCGCAGACATGATTCCGCAGCTTGCAGCCAAGGGCGTATCGGCGCTCGGTCTGAAGACGAAGCGCTTCATTGACCGGATTCCGCAGCAGGCGCTGGACGCTGCCGATCAGCTGGACTTCCCGATATTCGAACTGCCTGCTTCGACGGTGTTCTCGGATGTTGTCCGCGACATTATGGAGCGGGTGCTTGTCCAGGAAGCGCGGGAGCTGTCGCTTTTGCAAAGCCGCTTTCAGAAGCTGTCGCAGCAATTGCTCAGCGGGAAAGGGATTGAAGAATTCCTCGGCGAGCTCGACCGCATGCTGGGCAATCCGGTCATCTTGCTGGATGAAGAGGAGCATGTGCTGCTCTCTCCCCAGGCTGAGGAAGCGGTCAGGCAGATGGGGGAGCGGCTCGTCTGGGATCAGCTGCGGGGAGACAGCAATCTGGGCGTCAGCTTCATGACGGTCGGGGAGCGGCGCATTCGCGTTTACCCGTCTCGCATCGATAATAAGCAGGGCAGCAACAGCCTGCTGCTTCTGCTGGAATGGAACGAGGAATATACGATGGTGGACCAGCTCACCATTGACCGCGTCGGCATATTGGTCGGATTGGAAATGATCAATGCGAACGCGCGCAAAGAAGTAGAGGCGAAGTATGTCGATCAGTTCTTGCAGGATTGGCTGAGCGGACGCATCGTAACGCTTGAGGACTTGAAGCTGAGGGCGGAGGCGTGCGGCTGCCCGTTAGGCGCGGAGCGGAGCATGCACGTCGGCGTCCTTCGCTGGCTGGCGGAGAAGCCTGCGGTGAAGGAGCTGCAGCTGGCTGTCAAGCGCCTGCGCCGCCGGTTCGCAGAGCGCGCGATTCACGTGACCTTGCTGGAGGGGACGCTTGTCTTCCTGCTATCGCCAACACCTCAAGGCAGTGTCGAGCAAGCGGCCAAGGGGATTTTGGCAGAGCTGGATGCCGCATTTGCTGCAGCGGGCCGCTATTCGTTATGTCTCGGCAATCCGGTGGGGCGGCCGGATCAGGTTCATGCCAGCTACCAGCAGGCGAGAAAAATCTACCACATCGCCTCGATTTGCGACCTGCGGGAGGGTTGGATCGATTATGCTCAGCTGGGTGTTTACCAGCTGCTGTATTTGCTCCCGGACACGGAAGAAGTGACGGCATTCCGCGACCGCTTCATCGTGCCGCTGCTGGAATACGAGCAGAAAAACGGCACGATGCTGATGGAGACGCTAAGAGTCTATTTCAAGCACAACCGCAACGCCAAGCGGACCTCCGAGGAGCTGTTCACCCATTATAATACGGTGACTTACCGGATTGAGCGGATTTGCGGCATTCTTGGCATCGATGCGGATAACGGCGATCATCTGCTGCAGCTGCACTTGGCCGTGAAATTGTATGAAATGCGCCCGGCGAGAATAGAGGAGGACAGCTATACAAGCATGCTCCAGACAGAATAA
- a CDS encoding cupin domain-containing protein encodes MKTRQTATEVLQGDAMPWRLMENHIHLYHREIVSAEQADAMGMRMSSILWEKIDVGGQVLPHYHDVVEIIHITVGTVKLLCNGEWQTFKSGDTFHVPAGVVHSVANAGDAPSEQISIFVPVDEQAPANSFFGTTLVADIYSAQIR; translated from the coding sequence ATGAAAACGCGTCAAACGGCAACAGAAGTACTGCAAGGGGATGCCATGCCCTGGAGGCTGATGGAGAATCATATTCACTTGTATCACAGGGAAATTGTATCGGCTGAACAGGCGGACGCGATGGGCATGCGGATGAGCTCGATATTGTGGGAAAAAATCGACGTAGGCGGACAAGTGCTGCCGCATTACCACGATGTAGTGGAGATTATTCATATTACTGTCGGCACAGTAAAGCTGCTTTGCAATGGCGAGTGGCAAACATTCAAGTCCGGGGACACGTTCCATGTTCCGGCTGGCGTGGTGCATTCTGTGGCGAATGCGGGCGATGCGCCATCTGAGCAGATCAGCATTTTTGTGCCTGTCGACGAGCAGGCGCCGGCAAATTCGTTTTTTGGCACTACGCTTGTAGCGGATATCTATTCAGCCCAAATCAGATAG
- a CDS encoding ring-opening amidohydrolase, whose product MRCEVIRVPASAPHDMKGVRALVEAGRLKPDEVIAVLGKTEGNGCVNDFTRGYAVSAFRAYMEEAVGKSAAHISYVMSGGTEGVLTPHFTIMSRSLEATETSSPDEKSLAIGVAHTRDFEPEEIGRMTQLQLVSEAVLEAMREAGIERAADVHFVQVKCPLLTTDVIHEAERQGKDVVTEDTYKSMGYSRGASALGVALALGEVDGASLTDEDICQSWDKFSSVASTSAGSELACCEVIVFGNASGANGPFFIEHEVMQDAIDGDALRRIIDKHPDAELVQVLAKAEADPSGFVRERRHTMLNDSDINHTRHARAVVGGVLAYVCGDPMIYVSGGAEHQGPAGGGPVAAIFKRANNDQ is encoded by the coding sequence ATGAGATGTGAAGTGATAAGAGTTCCGGCATCCGCTCCTCACGACATGAAGGGTGTGCGGGCATTAGTGGAGGCGGGACGGCTCAAGCCGGACGAAGTGATCGCTGTACTGGGCAAGACGGAAGGGAACGGCTGCGTGAATGACTTCACGCGCGGCTATGCGGTAAGCGCGTTCCGAGCCTATATGGAGGAAGCAGTCGGCAAGTCGGCTGCGCACATTTCATACGTCATGTCTGGCGGGACTGAAGGCGTGCTGACACCTCACTTTACTATCATGAGCCGTTCGCTGGAAGCGACAGAGACGTCGTCGCCGGATGAGAAATCGCTTGCGATCGGGGTTGCGCATACGCGGGATTTCGAGCCGGAGGAGATCGGCCGGATGACGCAGCTGCAGCTTGTATCGGAAGCGGTGCTCGAGGCAATGCGGGAAGCGGGAATCGAGCGGGCTGCCGATGTGCACTTCGTTCAGGTCAAGTGCCCGCTGCTGACAACCGATGTGATTCACGAAGCGGAGCGCCAGGGGAAGGATGTTGTCACAGAGGATACTTATAAATCCATGGGCTATTCCCGCGGAGCCTCCGCTCTGGGCGTCGCGCTCGCGCTCGGCGAGGTGGATGGAGCGTCGTTGACGGATGAGGATATTTGCCAGTCTTGGGACAAGTTCAGCAGCGTGGCCTCTACTTCTGCGGGAAGCGAGCTGGCCTGCTGCGAGGTGATCGTCTTTGGCAATGCGAGCGGGGCGAACGGACCGTTTTTTATCGAACATGAAGTGATGCAGGACGCCATCGACGGCGATGCGCTGCGGCGCATCATCGACAAGCATCCGGATGCCGAGCTTGTTCAGGTGCTGGCCAAGGCGGAAGCGGACCCGAGCGGATTTGTGCGGGAACGCCGTCATACGATGCTCAATGACTCAGACATCAACCATACCCGCCATGCCCGGGCTGTAGTGGGCGGCGTCCTGGCCTATGTGTGCGGAGATCCGATGATCTACGTATCTGGCGGAGCCGAGCATCAAGGTCCGGCAGGCGGAGGACCGGTAGCAGCCATCTTCAAGAGAGCAAACAACGATCAATGA
- a CDS encoding ABC transporter permease: protein MSEKWKNSLYPLGFALVFVLLWELAVRALDIPLYLLPAPSSVIAAVDANLGSHMLVTLMEALVGFLIANVLGLLTAIIFVHSKPIEKGAFPLAIALKTTPLVALAPLLVVWMGTGYSSKVVASMLICFFPILVNSVKGLKAIEYEAWELFSTYKGSKWDMFWKLRLPTSLPYVMSALKISSSLAIVGAIVGEFVGANKGLGYVVLISSYHMDTPVMFSAILASAACGLLLFWTIAWIEKKLIFWQRIDEI from the coding sequence ATGAGTGAAAAATGGAAAAACAGCTTGTATCCGCTTGGATTTGCCCTCGTCTTCGTGCTGTTGTGGGAATTGGCGGTCCGAGCGCTGGACATTCCCCTCTATCTGCTGCCGGCCCCGTCTTCTGTCATCGCGGCCGTAGACGCCAATCTCGGTTCGCATATGCTTGTGACGCTGATGGAAGCCTTGGTCGGCTTCTTGATTGCGAATGTGCTCGGTTTGCTCACGGCGATTATTTTCGTCCATTCCAAACCGATTGAGAAAGGCGCGTTTCCCTTGGCCATTGCCTTGAAGACGACACCGCTTGTCGCGCTGGCTCCGCTGTTGGTCGTTTGGATGGGCACCGGGTATTCGTCGAAGGTTGTCGCCTCTATGCTGATTTGCTTTTTTCCGATTCTCGTCAACAGTGTCAAGGGGCTGAAGGCAATTGAGTACGAGGCATGGGAGCTGTTCTCCACTTATAAAGGATCGAAATGGGATATGTTCTGGAAGCTGCGGCTGCCAACCAGCCTGCCTTACGTCATGTCCGCATTGAAAATTTCCAGCTCGCTTGCGATTGTCGGCGCGATTGTCGGGGAATTTGTCGGGGCGAACAAGGGGCTGGGGTACGTCGTTCTCATCTCCTCCTATCATATGGATACGCCTGTCATGTTCTCGGCTATTTTGGCTTCGGCGGCTTGCGGCTTGCTGCTGTTCTGGACAATTGCATGGATAGAGAAAAAGCTGATCTTCTGGCAAAGGATTGATGAGATATGA
- a CDS encoding ABC transporter ATP-binding protein, translating into MQVHTGEAQEMEVWQQDMAVAPSETREIAVSLVNCSLSFGDVHVLKHVSLDIYENEFVSILGPSGCGKSTLLRLMLELLAPNPGGKVVYAAAKPSIGIVFQKPVLMPWLTARQNIELTLKMGPNKKKLGKQERREKAEASLELVGLQDFTNHYPHQLSGGMQQRISIARALAADPTILLMDEPFGALDEFTREKLNFELLRLWESPTTSLSSVVMVTHSIQESVIMSDRVVMMSPRPAGVEDILTVPLPRPREVGMEELPAFYQTVKELRKRVKHQ; encoded by the coding sequence ATGCAAGTGCATACTGGCGAAGCGCAGGAGATGGAAGTGTGGCAGCAAGACATGGCAGTGGCACCCTCGGAAACCCGCGAAATCGCGGTTTCCCTGGTGAATTGCTCCCTCTCTTTCGGAGACGTTCATGTGTTGAAGCATGTGTCGCTAGACATTTACGAGAATGAATTTGTATCGATCCTCGGTCCCAGCGGGTGCGGCAAGTCCACCCTGCTGCGGCTCATGCTGGAGCTGCTTGCGCCGAATCCTGGCGGGAAAGTCGTCTATGCGGCAGCCAAGCCGTCCATCGGCATCGTGTTCCAGAAGCCGGTTCTGATGCCTTGGCTGACAGCCAGACAGAACATCGAGCTGACGCTCAAGATGGGACCGAACAAGAAGAAGCTGGGCAAGCAGGAGCGTCGGGAGAAGGCGGAGGCTTCTTTGGAACTGGTCGGCCTGCAGGATTTCACGAACCATTATCCGCATCAATTGAGCGGCGGCATGCAGCAGCGGATTTCCATTGCGCGGGCGCTTGCGGCAGATCCGACGATTCTGCTGATGGATGAGCCGTTTGGCGCATTGGACGAGTTCACAAGAGAGAAGCTCAACTTCGAGCTGCTGCGCCTGTGGGAGAGCCCGACGACCAGCTTGAGCTCGGTCGTGATGGTCACCCACTCGATTCAGGAATCGGTTATCATGTCCGACCGGGTCGTCATGATGTCGCCGAGGCCGGCAGGAGTCGAGGACATCCTGACCGTTCCCCTGCCGCGTCCGCGCGAAGTGGGCATGGAGGAGCTGCCGGCATTTTACCAGACGGTCAAAGAACTGAGGAAGAGGGTGAAGCACCAATGA
- a CDS encoding ABC transporter substrate-binding protein encodes MKRSKKQMILVLLTAMALLLAACGGNPSGNGGAAEGASEVKEEEAPLRKVVLRLKWIHQAQFAGFYAAVEQGYYKEAGLDVEIRPGGADFPAVQMVASGSEDFGVTGADQILLGREKGVPVTALATIYRDTPFVLFALKESGVETLEDLVGKKVGIKLGGNEELTYRAMVESAGIDPSSIEEMPIKYDMSPLLSGQVQAWPGYVINEVLAVEELGHEVNTIVPGDYGINFYADTLFAKQELIENEPELVRSFVQASMKGWEFALDNPEEAAAYGLAYSNNLTLEHEVNMMNASIPMLQPENRPLGKMEANEWESLQASLLELGFLKEAQQVEHVFTNEFIE; translated from the coding sequence ATGAAAAGAAGCAAAAAGCAGATGATTCTGGTTCTACTGACGGCAATGGCGCTTTTGCTGGCTGCGTGCGGCGGCAATCCTTCCGGGAACGGCGGCGCGGCCGAGGGCGCGTCTGAAGTGAAGGAGGAGGAAGCGCCGCTGAGAAAAGTGGTGCTGCGTCTGAAGTGGATACACCAAGCGCAGTTTGCCGGTTTCTACGCAGCAGTGGAGCAGGGTTACTATAAGGAAGCGGGCTTGGATGTGGAGATTCGTCCCGGCGGCGCAGACTTCCCGGCCGTTCAGATGGTTGCCTCCGGCAGCGAGGACTTCGGCGTAACGGGAGCAGACCAAATCTTGCTTGGTCGTGAGAAGGGCGTGCCGGTTACCGCGCTCGCTACCATCTATCGGGATACGCCGTTTGTGCTGTTCGCCCTGAAGGAATCCGGCGTTGAAACGTTGGAAGACCTCGTGGGCAAGAAAGTCGGCATCAAGTTGGGCGGCAACGAGGAGCTGACTTACCGGGCCATGGTTGAGAGCGCCGGCATCGATCCGTCCTCCATCGAGGAAATGCCGATCAAATACGACATGAGCCCGTTGCTGAGCGGTCAGGTGCAAGCATGGCCGGGGTATGTCATCAATGAGGTGCTGGCGGTAGAAGAGCTCGGCCATGAAGTGAATACCATTGTGCCTGGCGATTATGGCATTAACTTTTATGCAGATACGCTATTTGCTAAGCAAGAGCTGATTGAAAATGAGCCGGAGCTGGTGCGCAGCTTTGTGCAGGCTTCCATGAAGGGTTGGGAGTTTGCGCTGGATAATCCGGAAGAGGCGGCAGCCTACGGTTTGGCATACAGCAACAACCTCACGTTGGAGCATGAGGTCAATATGATGAATGCGAGCATACCGATGCTGCAGCCGGAAAATCGTCCGTTGGGCAAGATGGAAGCGAATGAATGGGAATCGCTGCAGGCAAGCCTGCTTGAGCTAGGATTTTTGAAGGAAGCGCAGCAGGTGGAGCACGTGTTCACGAACGAATTTATCGAGTAG